A genomic stretch from Oleomonas cavernae includes:
- a CDS encoding cobalt-precorrin-6A reductase, with translation MKVLILGGTTEASALARLLAGDARFDATLSYAGRTRAPVAQPIPWRVGGFGGPAGLADYLRGEGIEALVDATHPFAQRMSWNAAEAAAITGVPLLALRRGPWTVQPGDRWLPVADMAAAAQAIGEAPRRVFLTVGQQELAPFKATAQHIYLIRSVDPPAPETLPPQAEVFTARGPFEATAEQALLTDHAIEVIVTKNSGGSATAAKLAAARALGLPVIMVDRPRVPEVEAVETAEAALDWLISIRHPGEGRDPL, from the coding sequence TTGAAGGTACTGATTCTGGGCGGCACGACCGAGGCCTCGGCCCTGGCCCGCCTGCTGGCGGGTGATGCGCGCTTCGACGCCACCCTGTCCTATGCCGGCCGCACCAGGGCGCCGGTGGCCCAGCCCATCCCCTGGCGCGTCGGCGGCTTCGGCGGCCCGGCGGGCCTCGCCGATTACCTGCGGGGCGAGGGGATCGAGGCCCTGGTCGATGCCACCCATCCCTTTGCCCAGCGCATGTCCTGGAACGCGGCCGAGGCAGCGGCGATCACCGGCGTTCCGCTCCTGGCCCTGCGCCGCGGCCCCTGGACCGTGCAGCCGGGCGACCGCTGGCTGCCAGTCGCCGACATGGCCGCCGCTGCCCAGGCGATCGGCGAGGCCCCGCGCCGGGTCTTCCTGACCGTCGGCCAGCAGGAACTCGCCCCCTTCAAGGCGACCGCTCAGCATATCTATCTCATCCGCAGCGTCGATCCCCCTGCGCCCGAAACCCTGCCGCCCCAGGCGGAAGTGTTCACCGCCCGCGGCCCCTTCGAGGCGACCGCCGAACAGGCCCTGCTGACCGACCATGCCATCGAGGTGATCGTCACCAAGAATTCCGGCGGCAGCGCCACGGCAGCGAAGCTCGCCGCCGCCCGCGCCCTGGGCCTGCCGGTAATCATGGTCGACCGCCCCAGGGTACCCGAGGTCGAGGCGGTCGAAACCGCAGAAGCGGCGCTGGATTGGCTTATCTCCATCCGTCATCCCGGCGAAGGCCGGGATCCATTGTGA
- the cbiE gene encoding precorrin-6y C5,15-methyltransferase (decarboxylating) subunit CbiE — protein sequence MTPWLRIIGIGEDGVEGLSPAARDLIETATLVVGGARHLALAGPAIRGESMAWPSPMAQGIPAILARRGEAVVVLASGDPHFYGVGATLLRHVPVEETLTLPAPSSVALACARLGWPQASVTTVSLCGRPLEPLFPLLQPGSRLIALSADAATPGLVAAALRARGFGPSILHVLEALGGPMERQNRTTAADFVEDDIAPLNLLAIEVVAGPGALVIPLGTGLDDDLFEHDGQITKREIRSVTLSSLSPRGGELLWDIGCGSGSVAIEWLLRHPSMRAIGVEANAERSARAARNAARLGVPRLELVTAAAPEGLEGLPAPDAVFIGGGVTGDGVVDAAWAGLRSGGRLVANSVTVESDAVLIAACARLGGTLTRIGIERLEAIGRLHGFRPAMTITQWSVVKP from the coding sequence ATGACACCCTGGCTGCGCATCATCGGGATCGGCGAAGACGGTGTCGAGGGCCTCTCGCCCGCCGCCCGCGACCTGATCGAAACCGCCACCCTGGTGGTCGGCGGCGCGCGCCACCTTGCCCTGGCGGGGCCGGCGATCAGAGGCGAGTCCATGGCCTGGCCCAGCCCGATGGCCCAAGGCATCCCGGCGATTCTCGCCCGCCGGGGCGAAGCGGTGGTGGTGCTGGCCTCCGGCGACCCGCATTTCTATGGTGTGGGCGCCACCTTGCTGCGCCATGTGCCCGTCGAGGAGACCCTGACCCTGCCCGCCCCCTCATCGGTAGCGCTCGCCTGCGCCCGGCTAGGCTGGCCCCAGGCGTCGGTGACCACGGTCAGCCTGTGCGGCCGGCCGCTCGAGCCGCTGTTTCCCTTGCTGCAGCCCGGCAGCCGCCTGATCGCCCTGTCGGCCGATGCGGCGACTCCGGGCCTGGTCGCGGCGGCCCTGCGGGCGCGCGGCTTCGGCCCGTCGATCCTGCATGTGCTCGAAGCCCTGGGCGGGCCCATGGAGCGCCAGAACCGGACCACCGCGGCCGATTTCGTCGAGGACGACATCGCGCCCTTGAACCTGCTGGCGATCGAGGTCGTGGCCGGTCCCGGCGCGCTGGTGATCCCGCTCGGCACCGGCCTGGACGATGATCTGTTCGAGCACGACGGCCAGATCACCAAGCGCGAAATCCGTTCGGTTACCCTGTCCAGCCTCAGCCCCCGTGGCGGCGAATTGCTGTGGGACATCGGCTGCGGTTCGGGCTCGGTCGCCATCGAATGGCTGTTGCGCCACCCCTCGATGCGGGCCATCGGCGTCGAGGCCAATGCCGAACGATCAGCGCGGGCCGCGCGCAATGCCGCCCGGCTGGGCGTGCCGCGATTGGAACTGGTCACCGCCGCCGCGCCGGAGGGCCTGGAGGGCTTGCCCGCACCCGATGCCGTGTTTATCGGCGGCGGCGTCACCGGGGACGGCGTGGTCGATGCCGCCTGGGCGGGGTTGCGCAGCGGCGGTCGGCTGGTCGCCAACAGTGTCACGGTGGAGAGCGATGCCGTGCTGATCGCGGCCTGTGCCCGGCTGGGCGGGACGCTCACCCGCATCGGGATCGAGCGGCTGGAGGCGATCGGCCGGCTGCACGGTTTTCGCCCGGCCATGACCATCACCCAATGGAGCGTGGTGAAACCATGA
- a CDS encoding cobalamin biosynthesis protein, whose amino-acid sequence MIVAGIGCRKDCPAEDILALLREAMADAGIESIDLLASADLKANEAGLAQAAAALGLPLRLFSQPALEAVTASISMRSACVKRLTGLESVAEAAALAGAGFGARLIVPRIANARATCALAHGA is encoded by the coding sequence ATGATCGTCGCCGGTATCGGCTGCCGCAAGGATTGCCCGGCGGAAGACATCCTCGCCCTGCTGCGCGAGGCCATGGCCGATGCGGGGATCGAGAGCATCGACCTGCTGGCCAGCGCGGACCTCAAGGCCAACGAGGCCGGCCTGGCCCAGGCGGCGGCGGCGCTGGGCCTGCCCCTGCGCCTGTTCTCGCAACCAGCACTCGAAGCGGTAACCGCCAGCATCTCGATGCGTTCGGCCTGCGTGAAGCGCCTGACCGGGCTTGAATCCGTGGCCGAGGCGGCGGCCCTGGCCGGGGCCGGCTTCGGTGCCCGCCTGATCGTGCCGCGCATCGCCAATGCCCGGGCCACCTGCGCCCTGGCCCATGGAGCCTGA
- the cobM gene encoding precorrin-4 C(11)-methyltransferase → MTIHFIGAGPGAPDLITLRGRDLIAASPVCLYAGSLINPGILAHCPPGATIIDSAPLSLDEIIAACVKATDAGQDVARLHSGDLSIWSAMGEQLRRLDELGIAYDVTPGVPSFAAAAAALGRELTLPEVTQSVVLTRTSGRASAMPPREKLSAFAATGATLALHLSVHVLDQVVADLMPHYGPDCPVAVVYRASWPDERIVRGTLATIEAEVAANPMERTALILVGPVLTASDFRNSALYDAGYQRRFRGRGE, encoded by the coding sequence GTGACCATCCATTTCATCGGGGCCGGCCCCGGCGCGCCCGACCTGATCACCTTGCGCGGGCGCGACCTGATCGCCGCCTCGCCCGTCTGCCTCTATGCCGGGTCGCTGATCAACCCCGGCATCCTGGCCCATTGCCCGCCGGGCGCCACCATCATCGATAGCGCGCCGCTGTCGCTGGACGAGATCATCGCAGCCTGCGTGAAGGCGACTGACGCGGGCCAGGATGTCGCCCGCCTGCATTCGGGCGACCTGTCGATCTGGAGCGCCATGGGCGAGCAGTTGCGCCGGCTGGACGAACTGGGCATCGCCTATGACGTGACGCCCGGCGTGCCGTCCTTCGCCGCCGCCGCCGCTGCCCTGGGCCGCGAGCTGACCCTGCCGGAAGTGACCCAATCGGTGGTGCTGACCCGGACCTCGGGCCGCGCCTCAGCCATGCCGCCGCGCGAGAAGCTGTCGGCCTTCGCCGCCACCGGGGCGACCTTGGCGCTGCACCTGTCGGTCCATGTCCTGGACCAGGTGGTGGCCGACCTGATGCCTCATTACGGCCCCGATTGCCCTGTCGCCGTGGTCTACCGCGCCAGCTGGCCCGACGAGCGCATCGTGCGCGGCACGCTGGCGACGATCGAGGCCGAGGTTGCCGCGAACCCGATGGAGCGCACCGCCCTGATCCTGGTCGGCCCGGTGCTGACCGCCAGCGATTTTCGCAACAGCGCCCTTTACGACGCCGGCTATCAGCGCCGGTTCCGCGGACGCGGCGAGTAA
- a CDS encoding cobalt-precorrin-5B (C(1))-methyltransferase, translated as MSEAKPPLRYGWTTGACAAAAAKAAFTGLLTGDFPDPVEITLPKGQRPAFALATTALADGAATVGIVKDAGDDPDVTHGALIRSTVRLGPAGTGVQFKAGPGVGMVTRPGLPVPPGEPAINPMPRAMIQAAIAQVAAAHGMAGDVIVEVSVEGGEKLALKTLNPRLGIVGGISILGTTGIVVPFSCSAWIHSIHRGIDVARAAGLNHVAGATGSTSEAAVAALYGLSEVALIDMGDFVGGMLKYLRRHPVDRVTVAGGFAKMTKLGQGLLDLHSRSGAVDLDWLAGQVRVAGGDEALATAVAGANTALEALSLCQAAGIDIAATVAQAARRTAAAVVEGHPVTVDIAVFDRDGKLLAQA; from the coding sequence ATGAGCGAGGCCAAGCCCCCATTGCGTTACGGCTGGACCACCGGCGCCTGCGCCGCGGCGGCGGCCAAGGCGGCTTTCACCGGCCTGCTCACCGGCGACTTCCCCGATCCGGTCGAAATCACCCTGCCCAAGGGCCAGCGCCCGGCCTTCGCCCTGGCCACCACGGCCCTTGCCGACGGGGCGGCCACGGTTGGCATCGTCAAGGATGCAGGCGACGATCCCGATGTGACCCACGGCGCCCTGATCCGCTCCACCGTGCGCCTGGGCCCGGCCGGCACGGGCGTGCAGTTCAAGGCGGGGCCGGGCGTGGGCATGGTCACCCGCCCCGGCCTGCCAGTGCCGCCGGGCGAACCGGCGATCAACCCCATGCCCCGGGCGATGATCCAGGCCGCGATCGCGCAGGTCGCGGCAGCCCACGGCATGGCCGGCGACGTGATCGTCGAGGTCTCGGTCGAGGGCGGCGAGAAGCTGGCGCTGAAAACCTTGAACCCGCGCCTTGGCATCGTCGGCGGCATCTCGATCCTGGGAACCACGGGCATCGTCGTGCCCTTCTCCTGCTCGGCCTGGATCCATTCGATCCATCGCGGCATCGACGTCGCCCGTGCTGCCGGCCTCAATCATGTCGCCGGCGCCACCGGCTCGACCTCGGAGGCGGCGGTGGCAGCGCTCTATGGCCTCAGCGAGGTGGCCCTGATCGACATGGGCGATTTCGTCGGTGGCATGCTGAAATACCTCCGCCGCCACCCGGTCGACCGCGTCACCGTCGCCGGCGGCTTCGCCAAGATGACCAAGCTGGGCCAGGGCCTGCTCGACCTCCATTCCCGCAGCGGCGCCGTCGACCTCGACTGGCTGGCCGGCCAGGTCCGCGTGGCGGGCGGGGACGAGGCGCTGGCCACGGCGGTGGCAGGCGCCAACACCGCGCTCGAGGCCCTGTCCCTGTGTCAAGCCGCCGGCATCGACATCGCCGCGACCGTCGCCCAGGCTGCCCGCCGCACCGCCGCCGCCGTGGTCGAAGGTCACCCCGTCACCGTCGACATCGCCGTCTTCGACCGCGACGGAAAGTTACTAGCACAGGCCTGA
- a CDS encoding cobyrinate a,c-diamide synthase, translating to MIVAAPRSGAGKTTVALGLMRAYARAGLKVQAFKNGPDYIDPAFHGVATGRPGFNLDSWAMGWPLIEFLATQAQGSDLSITEGSMGLFDGGARPGAAGHGATADLAAHLGWPVILVLDVSGQAQSAAATALGFARMRTDVGVAGVILNRVASDRHARLISTALTQIDLPTLGVLRRDAMPVFEERHLGLVQAGEVPALDAHLDTLAQAIGAACDLGAIRALAVEHALAKEAVDIRPPAQRIALARDDAFSFLYPHLATGWRAAGAEILPFSPLADEAPDPGADLAWLPGGYPELHAGKLTGNTHFLDGLRRFAQGRPVHGECGGYMVLGQGLIDAAGTRHAMAGLLGLETDFSQRKLHLGYRLARSLRASPLGPQGTLLRGHEFHYARVLTTGDDAPLFALEDAEGKPVAEGGTARGNASGSFFHAIAW from the coding sequence TTGATTGTCGCGGCCCCCCGCTCCGGCGCCGGCAAGACCACCGTCGCCCTCGGGCTCATGCGCGCCTATGCCCGCGCCGGGTTGAAAGTGCAGGCGTTCAAGAACGGCCCCGACTACATCGATCCGGCCTTCCACGGCGTGGCGACCGGCCGGCCGGGCTTCAACCTGGATAGCTGGGCCATGGGCTGGCCCCTGATCGAGTTCCTCGCCACCCAGGCGCAGGGCAGTGATCTGTCCATCACCGAGGGCTCCATGGGCTTGTTCGACGGTGGTGCCAGGCCCGGGGCCGCCGGCCACGGCGCCACCGCCGATCTCGCCGCCCATCTGGGCTGGCCGGTGATCCTGGTGCTGGATGTCTCGGGCCAGGCGCAATCGGCGGCGGCGACGGCGCTGGGCTTTGCCCGCATGCGCACGGACGTGGGCGTGGCCGGCGTGATCCTGAACCGGGTCGCCAGCGATCGCCATGCCAGGCTGATCAGCACGGCCTTGACCCAGATCGACCTGCCCACCCTGGGAGTCCTGCGGCGCGACGCCATGCCGGTGTTCGAGGAGCGGCACTTAGGGCTGGTCCAGGCCGGCGAGGTGCCGGCGCTGGACGCCCACCTCGATACGCTGGCGCAGGCGATCGGCGCGGCCTGCGATCTGGGCGCCATCCGCGCCCTGGCGGTAGAACACGCCCTGGCCAAGGAAGCGGTCGACATTCGCCCGCCGGCGCAGCGCATTGCACTGGCGAGGGACGATGCCTTCTCGTTCCTCTATCCTCATTTGGCAACCGGCTGGCGCGCGGCGGGGGCGGAAATCCTGCCCTTCTCGCCCCTGGCCGACGAGGCGCCGGACCCCGGCGCCGACCTGGCCTGGCTGCCCGGCGGCTACCCCGAGCTTCATGCCGGCAAGCTGACCGGCAACACACACTTTCTCGACGGCCTACGCCGATTTGCCCAAGGCCGGCCGGTACACGGCGAATGCGGCGGCTACATGGTGCTGGGCCAGGGGCTGATCGATGCCGCGGGCACGCGCCACGCCATGGCCGGCCTGCTGGGCCTGGAAACCGATTTCTCCCAGCGCAAGCTGCACCTGGGCTACCGCCTGGCGCGCAGCCTGCGCGCCTCGCCGCTGGGTCCCCAGGGGACCTTATTGCGCGGGCATGAATTCCACTATGCCCGGGTGCTGACCACCGGCGACGATGCCCCGCTCTTTGCCCTGGAGGATGCCGAGGGCAAGCCGGTGGCCGAGGGCGGCACCGCCCGGGGCAATGCCTCAGGTTCCTTCTTCCACGCGATTGCCTGGTAG
- a CDS encoding TIGR03032 family protein, with protein MSVAETTAATPAPRAPAFEISTSRQFSAWLAEVGASLAFTTYQAGKLFFIGLKPDGKLWVHERTFERCMGLAASDNGLLMANLWQLWRFENTLSAGQRTAEGGDRLFVPKVAWVTGDLDVHDVAFDGEGRPIFVNTLFSCLATVSETASFVPLWRPKFVSKLAAEDRCHLNGLAMAQGKPAYVTAVGPTDVADAWRDHRAGGGIAIDVASDEIVAAGLSMPHSPRVHDGRLWLLNSGAGEFGHVDLATGKFEPVCFLPGYGRGLAFQGRFAVIGLSKSRNRTFSGLPLDAALAEKKAEPRCGLFVVDMVTGDIVHWLRIEGIVEELYDVVILPKAKMPAAIGVKSDEIRRVISIG; from the coding sequence ATGTCGGTAGCTGAAACCACGGCGGCAACGCCAGCGCCACGGGCGCCGGCCTTCGAGATCAGCACGTCGCGCCAGTTCTCGGCCTGGCTGGCCGAGGTGGGCGCCTCGCTGGCCTTCACCACCTACCAGGCGGGCAAGCTGTTCTTCATCGGCCTGAAGCCTGACGGCAAGCTGTGGGTGCACGAGCGCACCTTCGAACGCTGCATGGGTCTGGCGGCGTCGGACAACGGCCTCCTGATGGCCAATCTGTGGCAGCTCTGGCGCTTCGAGAATACCTTGTCCGCCGGCCAGCGGACGGCCGAGGGCGGCGACCGCCTGTTCGTGCCCAAGGTCGCCTGGGTGACCGGCGACCTCGACGTTCACGATGTCGCCTTCGACGGCGAGGGGCGGCCCATCTTCGTCAACACCCTGTTCTCCTGCCTCGCCACGGTCAGCGAGACGGCGAGCTTCGTGCCTTTGTGGCGGCCGAAATTCGTCTCAAAGCTGGCGGCCGAGGACCGCTGCCACCTGAACGGCCTGGCGATGGCGCAGGGCAAGCCGGCCTATGTCACCGCGGTCGGGCCGACCGACGTGGCCGATGCCTGGCGCGACCACCGGGCCGGCGGCGGGATTGCCATCGACGTGGCCAGCGACGAGATCGTGGCCGCGGGCCTTTCCATGCCCCATTCGCCGCGCGTCCATGACGGGCGGCTGTGGCTGCTCAATTCCGGTGCTGGCGAGTTCGGCCATGTCGACCTGGCCACGGGGAAATTCGAGCCGGTCTGCTTCCTGCCCGGCTATGGCCGCGGCCTGGCCTTCCAAGGCCGCTTCGCCGTGATCGGCCTGTCGAAGTCGCGCAACCGGACCTTCTCGGGGCTGCCGCTCGATGCCGCCCTGGCCGAGAAAAAGGCCGAGCCGCGCTGCGGCCTGTTCGTGGTGGATATGGTGACGGGGGACATTGTCCACTGGCTGCGCATCGAGGGCATCGTCGAGGAACTCTACGATGTGGTGATCCTGCCCAAGGCGAAAATGCCGGCCGCCATCGGCGTCAAGTCGGACGAGATCCGCCGCGTGATCTCGATCGGGTGA
- a CDS encoding replication/maintenance protein RepL, with protein MTPHIDRPQGIDNSRLFAVACIRYFLNVCQRKMALFGGDLELAVIAEAVGLVGIDALLRDPAFKDQFRSLSTLVGAERQIGIKGLGVAEATGLPRETVRRKLKRLVELGIIDRREDGNYILRPGALQGPIYGGLLAELDIETQRFFNECLDEGIYEVTAPADPRP; from the coding sequence TTGACACCGCATATCGACCGGCCACAGGGAATTGACAATTCGCGCCTCTTCGCCGTCGCCTGCATTCGCTACTTCCTGAATGTCTGCCAGCGCAAGATGGCACTGTTCGGCGGCGATCTGGAACTGGCGGTCATCGCCGAGGCGGTGGGGCTTGTCGGCATCGATGCCCTGCTGCGCGACCCCGCGTTCAAGGACCAGTTCCGCTCGCTGTCGACACTGGTCGGGGCGGAGCGCCAGATCGGCATCAAGGGCCTGGGAGTCGCCGAGGCCACCGGCCTGCCGCGCGAAACCGTGCGCCGCAAGCTGAAACGCCTGGTCGAGTTGGGGATCATCGACCGGCGCGAGGACGGCAATTATATTCTCCGCCCGGGCGCCCTGCAGGGGCCGATCTATGGCGGGCTGCTGGCCGAGCTCGACATCGAGACCCAGCGCTTCTTCAACGAATGCCTCGATGAAGGCATCTACGAGGTGACCGCCCCGGCCGATCCGCGCCCCTAG
- a CDS encoding calcium-binding protein, with translation MVGAESNFDEDAPGQAYVIYGGPAGFSLPQIAGTAGANTLTGSSQSERLIGGGGDDILTGNGGADVYLGGSGGDTIFIGTGSFFRIDGGTGEDSLLTNGNLDFTLIDDAAMKSIEAIDVTGNGAQALVFSASDVLAIEASNNNPLGSGLYNVLFLAGDAADTLHLTGGLVDTGTDFNFGPLSFDLYAVNGHVVLAVQSEFALV, from the coding sequence ATGGTCGGGGCCGAATCCAACTTCGACGAGGATGCGCCCGGCCAGGCCTATGTCATCTACGGCGGCCCGGCCGGCTTCAGCCTGCCCCAGATCGCCGGCACCGCCGGTGCCAACACCCTGACCGGCAGCAGCCAGTCGGAGCGCCTGATCGGCGGGGGCGGCGACGATATTCTGACCGGCAACGGCGGCGCCGACGTCTACCTGGGCGGCAGTGGCGGCGACACCATCTTCATCGGCACGGGCAGCTTCTTCCGCATCGATGGCGGGACCGGCGAAGACAGCCTGCTCACCAACGGCAACCTGGACTTCACCCTGATCGACGATGCCGCGATGAAGAGCATCGAGGCCATCGACGTCACCGGCAACGGCGCCCAGGCGCTGGTGTTCTCGGCCAGCGACGTGCTCGCCATCGAGGCGTCGAACAACAATCCCCTGGGCTCCGGCCTCTACAATGTCCTGTTCCTGGCGGGCGACGCGGCCGACACCCTGCACCTGACCGGCGGGCTGGTCGACACCGGCACCGACTTCAACTTCGGCCCGCTGAGCTTCGATCTCTATGCCGTCAACGGCCACGTCGTGCTGGCGGTCCAGAGCGAGTTCGCGCTGGTGTGA